The nucleotide window aattcaaaatggattaaatattgtTTTCTCAcccaactacacacaataccgcataatgacaaagtaagcAGTGCTTCtagaaatgtttgcatatttattaaaaatgaaatacataTGTATCTAATTTACATATATATTCACACACTGAGTCAATGCTTTgaagaagcacctttgacagcaattacagctgtgagtctttagggtaagtctctaagagctttacacacctgaaTTGTGCAACAGTGTCCCATTActatttttaaaattcttcaagctctgtcaaattggttgttgatcatcgctagacaaccattttcaggtcttgccatggATCTTCAAGTAGAttctggaaaattccagaaaattatgtcatggctttagaagcttctgataagctaattgacatcatttgagtcaatgtggatgtgtttcaaggcctaccttcaaactcagtgcctctttgcttgacatcatgggaaaatcaaaggaaatcagtaGACCttctagacctccacaagtctggtttatccttgggagcaatttccaaacgcctgaaggtaccacgttcatctgtacaaacaatagtacgttaagtataaacaccatgggtgaaataaatcattatctctactattattctgacatttcacattcttaaaataaagtggtgatcctaactgacctaaaacagggaagtttttacttggattaaatgtcaggaattgtgaaaaactgtttaaatgtatttggctaaggtatatgtaaacttttGATTTCAACTGTACAAGGGGTAACTTTTTACTTAACTTTTAAAACTTTTATAAGTGAATTTTAAAATGCAAGCACACGTACGCACAGACGTACATCTacacgcgaacacacacacacacacacacacacacacacacacacacacacacacacacacacacacacacacacacacacacacacacacacacacacacacacacacacacacacacacacacacacacacacagacacgtctTCTCAAATCAGCCCTAGTTATGGTCCTCCAATAGTTCTCATGGGTGATGGAAATGAAGAAATGCCAATTTCCTCTGAAATTCACGTTTGTCAACAAAGAAGCACTTCTGTTAAACAGACACAGAGGATCGCTCTTGCAACTAAGCTCAGGAAAGAATGTCTAAACATCACAATTACGTCTTTGGAATCAGGCTAGGAATACAAGTGCCTGTTTAATTGTTATTAGAGTGGAATGTATTAGGTTTTTTTCATTTCTTATTCCACAGAAACAAATCTCTATGGCTGTGTCCCAAACCTATTCCTTGCGTAGTGCATAGAGCCCTAGTCAAACTATATAGAGAAtaaagtgccatttgggacgcattctATATTCTCTGTGATGCAACATAAAGGTTGGGAGTTAGAAGACAATATACAGGACATTTTCCATAGGCTTTTTCCCAAGTGTTTGTAGCATTATCTAGAGAGTTTGGTCTTATACGATGTAAACAATGCTGGGAGGGGAGGCATGGAGGGAAGACAAGAGGAGATACTGAATGATGTACAGTCAGATGGCCTGGGACTTTGCGGTGAATCCGGTGTAAAGTTTGGGAGCACAAAGTGCACAACTTTACTAAAAACACCCTATTCTATCTTAATTCACGTCTTCCTATCCTCCTACTATATTTGTAGTGTGGACCGAGAAGATGATGTCCACAAGCTTTGTGCTGAGCTATGATGGTGGCTAACCGAATGCCCAGTTTGCCCATCCACCCTCCTACTACTGAAGCTTAGACAGATTGATGTGATAGTCCTGCAGATGCTCACAACAGTCCTTGGAGCCCCTGGCTGCTTATGAGATTGATCCAGCACGCTGCCACcatgtctgctgctgctgctttgtGATAAGTATTATTTCATTTGTATTTCTAACAAAGTGTCTTCACAGTCATTGTCGTGCATGTTATAGAATGCCATTTGGCAACCATTCCTATAATTATGAGAAAGACCACGGTCAAATccaagtgtatttgtcacatgcacagaatGCAAACAGGGGTAAACGATACAGGTACAATTTTGCGTTCAAGCTCTTCCTCAACAGTGCAGTGTCAATGTCAAAGGAAAGAAAATAGAAAGTCCAGAATAGGGTCTTAAAGAGAGATATGCTCAAATGAAAACTAATtagaaaataaaaacacaataatTAATGACACATACAAGGCCAGTACCAGTATCATATCAATGTGCAGGGATTAAGTGGTAGTAGAGGTAGATacaatatgtacatgaaggcatgTATAAAAGTGACTGGACAGCAGTGTTTCTGAGTCACGTTCAATGCAAaagtgtcagtgtgagtgtgtgtgagtgtgtggttagaAACCTGTGACTCAGTGCAGTTAGAGTCGGTGCAGAATGGAGGTTGAGCAGCCATCActtagctgttcaacagtctcattgcttggagatagaagctgtctctgagcctgtttgTTCGAGCGCTGATGCACCGGTGCCATTTTCCAGGGGGTAGCGGAGTGAACAGCCCATGGCTGGGGTGGCTGACATCTTTGGCAATTGTCAGGTCCTTACCCAGATCAGGTAAAGTAGCCCAAGGTGAATGTAGTTACTGTACCACAAACACATCTTCTGTTGGAAAACGTCCATAGCACAACTGAGTTAcacgagtgagtgagtgagtgagtgagtgagtgagtgagtgagtgagtgagtgagtgagtgagtgagtgagtgagtgagagacagaaaaaagtgagggtggagagagagggactccGACTGGGCCCCCAGGGTGGTCCACAGGAAGTGGCAGggcaggggtggaggagggagacaaggaggggTGAGGATTATGAGGGTGGGGATGGAGGAAGAAATAAAGGGGAGGGAAGTGGGTGATCAGACACAGATGCTATTTGTGATTACAGTGTGTAGCATTCATCATCCTCTCCCATGATGCTTGTTATCCATCCAAGATCCACTGTCACCATAACTGATTGAATGAGATGggtaatggagaggagaggggaggggatgtgTGTGGGGCGGCGCACGAGGTGGTGGGATGCAGACAGTAAAGCAGCCATTCTATCTCGAGCTCTCCCAGCATCAGCACCACGGAATTACGAGCAATCTCTGTCTGCTTCTGAAACGGAGAAGAGTATCGGTTTCAAACCTGCAGGGCGAAATCTAGACAAGGCAACACGGATTTCAGTGTCGAAAGGGGAAGTTGGAAGGCAAATAACAGGTGCGCAAACAATCCACAGGTTTGTAGCAATTCGAATGCCATTTTTTCAACACCAGTCAATTTTGTTTCATAATTAATTATTCTCAATAAACTACAATTGTTATTATTTCCCTTCTCTATGAAAATGTAAGACCGAGCTGGTGTCGGAATTGTTCATGATAAAATTAGGCTTGAGACATCGTTTCTGGAGGACAGATGTGATGTGTGCTGCCAACAGGTGTGGTAGACTAGATTTAACCTAGTCGGAAACACCAAGGCTTCTAACGAGAAATACCTGGCTCTTGTTGtccataatcataatcataatcattGTCATGCATGTAAAAAGGGAATTGGAATACATGTTATGAATACAAAGTGATGCTCCAGAACTTATGTATATATTTCAGCCAGTACTTTTGAATGTAGTGCTCCCTAGCCTAAACGGGTCCCAGTTTTGTGTGTAATACCTCATCCAATTGTGTACGAagtcatccatttcgtatgatacgTTTACGTCCAATTcatgatatgttacgaatccaATTCGTATGGTATGTTACTGAAtccaattcgtatgatatgttacaaagtTGCTGTGATTAAGATCCCAGACTGTGTTTATAAACGACATTAACCTGCCGGGTCTGTCAAAAGAAAGAGAATGGTGGAGGTGGCATTTCTGCAAAACccaaacctcctcctccttcccatcGTAACGCCACCGGTTACCGAGATAGAAGTTCTAGAAGTTCTTCACGGCACTGACTGCACTGCCCGGTTTGACATTTCCACAGCTGTTGCTGTGTCATTTTGGACACCATGGACGCGCTAATAAAGGGGTTCTCGAAAGCCAAGGATGGGGTCGTGGCTGCAGCGGAGAAGACAAAGCAGGGAGTAACTGGGGCGGCTGAGATGACAAAAGGTGGCGTTATCTTTGTCGGTAGGTCTTGACAATTGTAGCCGACCTGCTCTTTCCTTTAACTTGCTTTTAAATCATTGCTGAGATGTCGAATGCTATAAGTGTTGCTGAGATGAGATGTTGAGATGTTGAATATTAGAAATGATGTACGAGCATGGTTAATCAGACTATGTAAAGAGATCATTTTATTTAATGACAGTGgtcccattgacatcaatggGATGTTAAATATTTGTCACCCGTCCTTCACGTTTTTGTTCTTTTTCATAGGCAACAAAACAAAGGATGGAGTCACAACAGGTAGTCTACATGTCACCATTACCAACATTACTCAGTTGAGTACAGGCTTAACTGAATTACAGCAGAGACAGAATACGATATGGAATTGTATTGAATAGTTGGGGTAGGCCTTGTCTCCGAGGAATGGTCCTTAGAACGGGGTTCCGATAATGGGCCTTCGGGTTATtatgctggtggtggtggggagctGGAAGGTCGTTGGAAGACTGTTGCTGCACAACATCAAGTCAGAGACAAGGGGTAGGTTGACAAATACGCCCTAGATTTATACCTATTGGTTGACAGAAAATGAAGTGATTATTGCACAAGTGACCCCATAGGTTAATCAGCAAGCGTGGTGGAATTGCCTTAGTGTGCAATACTCATTGGATTAAGTTAATAGGTGAATGacagagctttccacacctggattgtgtaacattggccattattattttcaaaattccccaaactctgtcaaattgattgctgatcattgctagacaaccgttctcaagtcttgccatagattttcctgtaaatttaagtcaaaattgtaactcagccactcaggatcATTCACTGTCTTTTTGGTAAGCAAATCCAGtatagatttggctttgtgttttaggttattgtcctgctgaaaggggaattcatctcccagtgccTGGTGGAAAGCACACTGAACTAGGTTTTCCTCTTggattttgcttgtgcttagctccattccatttctttttatcctgaaaaactccccagttctaaacaagcatacccataacatgatgcagccaccactttgCTGGTATATtcgaagagtggtactcagtaatgtgttgtattggatttgccccaaacataacactttgtattcaggacaaaaagttaattgctttgccacattttttgtagTATTACTTTAATGCCTTGTTAATtaaaaacaggatgcatgttttggaatattttttattctgtacagacttacttcttttcactctgtcagttaggttagtattgtggagtaaccacGACGTTGTTGACCTATCatcagttttctcctattacagccattaaactctgtaacagttttaaagtcaccattggcctcatggtgaaatccctgagcggtttccttcccctccggcctgtatctttgtagtgactgggtgtattgatacaccatacaaagtgtaattaataacttcaccatgctcacagggatattcaatgcctgcttttttttacccatctaccaataggtgcccttctttgcgaggcattggaaaacctccctggtctttgtggttgactctgtgtttgaaattcactgctcaattgagggatcttacagataattgtatgtgtgaggtacagagatgaggtagtcattcaaaaatcatgtttagcactattattgcacacagagtgagtccatacaacttatgtgacttgttaagcaaatgtttactcctgaacgtatttaggcttgccattacAAAGGGGTTGAAGACTTATTGTCTCAAGACATTTCACCttaaatatttgtattaatttgtaaaaatgtctaaaacataATTACTTTGACATTATAAGGTATTGTGGGCCAGTGACCAAAAATCTAAATTTAAATCATTCGAGATTCAGGCTgtacacaacaacacacaaaatgtggaataagttaagggatacgaatactttctggaggcactgTAAGTAAGTTCCACCAATTtggtgccttttgagaagtgttACTTGGTccaaaaaaacattgatttcacctcattttaaaattctgtcataaagagcacatgttcaacttgataaaaaaacatgtttttaccaTCTTAAGAAGTTAAACAAAAAAAAGAATATAGTAAATTATAGTAAATGTATTCTTATAAATCatatctaattgtatttgtcacatgcgctgaatacaacaggtgtagactttaacATTAAAGGCTTACTTCCAAGCCCATActtatctgtaaatagcccacccaactacctcatccccatattgttatttctttttttttttgctcctttgcaccccagtatctcttcttgcacattcatcttctacacatctatccctccagtgtttactaaattataattatttcgccactatggcctatttattgccttacctccctaatcttactgcatttgcacacactgtatatagacttttctattgtgttattgactgtatgtttgtttattccatgtgtaactctgtgttgtttgtgtcacactgctttgctttatcttggccaggttgcagtggTAAATGAGAactggcctaccaggttaaaggtgaaataaatagaaAAGATTAACCAACACTGCAGTTTTAAGAAATATTAGTCAAGAAAAAATTTACTTAATAAACTAAAGTAAtaaaaaaaagtaacacaataaaataggattagggttagggttaacaagTTGACCATTTCTTCTTTAAATCAGACAGAATTCCACCTGGGGACTGGGAATGGTAGCTTGTTTTTCAGAAATgactgtcaaagcaacaaaataactagggctttacaacgAAGGTGAAACTTGGAGAAATGTTAAgattaagtgggttaaaatctaTCTAGATGTGACCACCACATATGTTCTCCCTCTCCTGGTAGTTGCAGGTAAAACAGTGTCTGGCGTTTCCCAGGTGGGCGGAGCCATGGTAACAGGTGTGACAGCAGTGGCTCACAAGACTGTGGAGGGGGCGGGGAATATTGCTGCTGCGACTGGATTGGTCAAGAAAGACACAGCCAAACAGGTGAGAACCTGAGATACCTGACCCATACTCCTACCTTGTTCAATATTTGATACCATCACTTACACAAACACTTTACAGCTCTCTATCTCTTAGTTTtagctctgcctctctctcacacaacatTTAAATTGAGATGAATGACAAACAAGTGGGGGTTACTTTTTATTCTTatacacatatacagtgcattctgaaacttttcagaccccttgactttttccacattttgttacgttacagccttattgtaataATCccctcaatcaacacacaataccccacacacaataccccgctatgacaaagcaaaaacgtatatatatatatatatatatatatatagttttttttgcaaaaataatCATTACCAAAATgcaatatcatatttacatatgtattcagacccttcactcagtactttgttgaagcacctttggcagcaattacagccttgagtcttcttggctacaagcttggtacacctgtttttggggtgtttctcccatttttctctgcagatcctctcagactctgtcaggttggatggggagcgttgctgcacggcaattttcaggtctctccagaggtgttagatgggttcaagtctgggctctggctgggccactcaaggacattcagagacttgtcctgaagccactcctgctttgtcttggccgtgtgctttcattgtcctgttgaaaggagaagcttcaccccagtctgaggtcctgagcgctctggagcaggttttcatcaaggatctctttgaattttgctccgttcatctttcccttgatcgtGACTAGTATCCCAGCCCCTGCTGCTGAAAccaccccacagcatgatgctaccacatgcttcaccgtagggattgtgccaggtgtcctccagacgtgacgcttggtatttaggccaaagagttcaatcttggtttcatcagaccaaagaatcttgtttctcatggtctcagagtctttaggtgccttttggaaactCCAATTGAGCTGTCATGAAGAGTGGCTTacatctggtcactctaccataaaggcctgattggtggagtgctgcagaaatggttgtccttcaaGAAAGTCCTCCCAACTGGTGCTCTGtctgagtgaccatcgggttcttggtcacctcctgaccaaggcccaactcccccaattgctcaatttggccagatctaggaagagtcttgatggtttcaaacttcttccatttacgaatgatggaggccactgtgttcttgtggttttgcacatgcactgtcaactgtgggaccttacaaaGACAGGTGTgtctttcaaaatcatgtccaatcaattgaatttaccacaagtggactccaatcaagttgtagaaaaatctcaaggatgatcaatggaaacaggattaacctgagctcaatttctattctcatagcaaagggtctgaatatttatataaataaggtatttctgtagttaatttttaatacatttataaaaacctgtttttgctttgtcattgtggtgtgttgtgtgtagattgatgagggaaaaataatcatttttatcaattttagaataaggctgtaacgttacaaaatgtgcaaaaagtcaagaggtctgaatactttccgaatgtactgtacgAGAGAACAGAAGCAACCTTTGCTATTCATTTTAGTCTTGATACCGACATTTCATCAGAACCTATTGCCATCTGAATGCTGTCCTTTCAGCACAGcatttttcaaccattttatATGTGACAGCTAATTCACTTCTCTTTCCCCCCCCCCCTGTCAAATGAAGCCTGACCTTGAGTCCTCTGGCTTGTTGCTTTTTCCTTTCTTATCCTCTTCCTCCGGCGTTCTTAGTTCTCTGTCATAAAAAGCAGGATGGATTCTCACTTGTCTGTCTGAAGGCCTGTTTATATAAAGGCAGAGAaagatccagacagacagacaatttgCAGCCCTGATGGTCTCTGAAGATGACAAATGGATTGTCTCTCTTTCAAAACAAAACTAAACAGAATCGTGGACATATTAAAGTAAAGCTTGCCTGCAATGCTGGCCTTGTAATAGTAGTGATGATTAATCATCAAACCAACAGCAAAACAACAGAGTTTCTTCAGTCTGCCCTTCCATGTTCTTCCAATTAATGGGACAATCTGCAATATGTACAGCTGTTCAAATGGTCAATTCAATGAATGACAAAACACCCATTGATGCTTGAGGGAAAAACTTGCCTCAAGAGTTTAGTAGAACTGAACTCAATCTATGCATTTGAGaatggttgcatttctccagccccatccatcAGCTTTATAGCAAAAGACGTGGAGGGGCTGCCATTTgtatgaaaaacaaatgacagattGTTGCTTTAACAGTGTTAATCTGCCAGGTGAATTAGCCACCCCAAAGCACCCTGCTGACGTCACAGGTACTCAGCAATCATTGCATTCATTATCTGTATATtgtccttacacacacacacacacacacacacacacacacacacacacacacacacacacacacactggcattatTATTAGAAAAAATCTACGATATCAATCAGAGAGAAAACCTCACTAATTAGGACAATAACTTTAGCTGCCTTCCTCCTTTGCCTGTGTTCGTTTATGACTAGATTAATAAATTgttacatgacacacacacatccgcaCACACAGAGGTTAATAAAGTGTTAAATGGGACATAATTCTAGAGGGATTATACAATTAGGGTGTGGTTATGCTACTGAGAGGAAGTTATAAACAAATAGAATCTCCCTGGGCAGAGAAGAGAACAGTGTACTGCTCAATTGAAGGTTTGTTGAGGAGCTCCTACTGTATGTAGATTttagaagaggactgaccacccctcatagcctggttcctctctaggtttcttcctaggttttgccctttctagggagtttttcctagccaccgtgcttctacacctgcattgcttgctgtttggggttttaggctgggtttctgtacagcactttgagatatcagctgatgtacgaagggctatataaatacatttgatttgatgtaggaTTTAGAATTTAATGACTGACTGTTAACGTAAATGTTAAACAAATTGAGTAGGTGCCCAGTGTTCACACAAGATTTGGTTCTGGGTTCCAAGATCAAGAACTTCAGAACAATAATTACCGACACACACCCAGAATTGCTACTGATGAATAAGATAAAAGTAGTGGAAATTTTTGCTGCTAAAGGAATAAATATTTTGGTCTGGACAGGAGGCAATGCCTTGGAACCACTCTGGTAATCCGAGTAAGATCTTCAGCATTATCTTTCAGCCAATTACAATCTTTGTTTTCTCTGTTAATCGCCTGTGTGTCGACACGATCCCCTGTCCATTTGATTTGTTTTTAAAGACGTTTGATTGTGGCATTTCCTGTGGCCATTGATTGGCTACCTAGCGGTTTATCTCCAAACCCTGTCTAATGCCTAATCCGTCCTCTGTGTAACACCTTAACGTGTCCTCCGAGTTTGACAGAAGAAACACAGAAATACAGAAactaagtcccaaatggcaccctaattccctaCATGGGtgctgttcaaaagtagtgcactacatatataaggaatagggtgccatttggaacgaaGCCAGAGATGGTGCACAGAATTGGATTGATCTCATTTAGACAGAGCCTTAGTGCCTGTCTGTCCCTGCTTGAGTTCTGAGCCCCAGTCATTACAGTGTCATTGATATCGACCAAATTTAAAAGGAGCCCATCAAAGGAGCTTCTCTGCCTACGGGGCTCCGACCCAGGCGCAATCTCTCTTTACTTTTATCTCTCCATACCTCCTCTCTAAAGCAAGCATGGAACAGCAGGTTAGGGAGCAGAGTGATCAATCTACTTTCATCTGGTTGTCCACAGCAGCCAGCCAACTCTCATCAGTTAGTTAGACAGTGTGAGAGATGGGGTGTCTGATGACGAGGGAGGAAGAGCGaggctgctgcctgtttgtttgttgAATGGAAcacccatccacccacacacaaacaactAGCAGCGCTAGCAGCGATGCTCCGGCTGGTAAATGGATTTGGGCTGGtaagacagaacagagag belongs to Oncorhynchus keta strain PuntledgeMale-10-30-2019 chromosome 9, Oket_V2, whole genome shotgun sequence and includes:
- the LOC127905951 gene encoding alpha-synuclein-like isoform X2, yielding MDALIKGFSKAKDGVVAAAEKTKQGVTGAAEMTKGNKTKDGVTTVAGKTVSGVSQVGGAMVTGVTAVAHKTVEGAGNIAAATGLVKKDTAKQDEDAMSKDSPIKESTVDPEGGDTAAEEDSDGY
- the LOC127905951 gene encoding alpha-synuclein-like isoform X1; protein product: MDALIKGFSKAKDGVVAAAEKTKQGVTGAAEMTKGGVIFVGNKTKDGVTTVAGKTVSGVSQVGGAMVTGVTAVAHKTVEGAGNIAAATGLVKKDTAKQDEDAMSKDSPIKESTVDPEGGDTAAEEDSDGY